Part of the bacterium genome is shown below.
CCGGCAGCTGGCAGCGCTCCCAGGAGCGCTTTCGTTTTGCCTGTGAGCTGGTTTACAACGGCTGCATCGGTACGGTGGAGCATGTACAGGTGGGGTTGCCGGCCGGCTACAGCGATTTCGCCGGCACGTTCGGCAGGGACAGCGTGACGCCGCCGCCTGCGGAACTGGACTATGAATTCTGGGTGGGACCGGCGCCCTACGTGCCCTTTGTGGAATCCCGCACGCATAAAAATTGGCGCTGGCATCTGGATTTCGGCGGCGGACAGCTCACCGACTGGATCGGACATCACGGCGACATCGCCCATTGGGGTCTTGGTTTGGATTACACGGCCCCCATCGAGATCGAAGGCTTTGGCGAATATCCCAGTCACCAGGTTTATAACACCGCCACCCGCTATCGAATCTCCACCCGCTATGCCAACGGCGTGCACATGACCATCGCCGGCGGCCACAAGGATATTCGCAGCGGCACCAAATGGATCGGCGAGGACGGCTGGGTGTGGGTGGACCGCGGCGGCATCGATGCCCATCCCAAATCCCTGCTCAGCTACCATTTCGGCTCCAATGACCGGCGTCTGTACCGTTCGCCCGGCCATTGTCGCAATTTTTTGGATTGCGTGCGCAGCCGCGGTCTTACCATTACACCGGCCGAGGTCGCGCATCGTTCAGCCACGCCCGGCCATCTGGGACAAATCGCCATGCTGCTGGGGCGAAAACTTTATTTCGATCCGGAAACGGAAGTGATTCTCAACGATCCCACGGCCAACGCCATGCTCGGCAACAGCCTGCGTTCGCCCTGGAGGCTGTGAGGCGGTTTTCCGTTGACAATGAGTTTTGATTCATAACTTGTACAGAGAGGTTTCTATGAACAATCTGCGCTGTTTGCCGGCTGCCTGCCTGGTTCTGTTGGTTCTGGTCGTTTTCGGATCAGGCGTGGCGCAAACGTTGGACCTTCAAAAACTGGACGCTCTGCTGATCCAAATCCAGGCCTATGACTGGGGCGCGAGTCGCGAACCGCTCATGCAGTATACCGAGTTGGAGCGCGCCGCCTATCAGGACCCGGCCATGATCAAGCTGGTGGAGAAAAAGCTGTTGACCCTGCTCAAAAGCAACGCGCCCCTGGCGGCCAAGCAGTTCCTATGCCAGCGTCTGAGCATCATCGGCACCGAAGCCTCTGTTTCGACCTTGAGCAAAATGCTCAAGGATGAAAAGACCGCTGATATGGCCCGCTACGCGCTGGAACGCATTCCAGGCGAAAAGATCACAGAGGCTCTGCATAAAGCGCTTGGTCCATCCAAAGGTCTGACGCGGATCGGCATCATCAACACGCTGGGACAGCGCGCTGAGGCCGGCTCTGCCGCGGTCTTGATTAAGATGTTGAATCACAGCGATCCCACGGTGGTCGCTGCGTCAGCCGCTGCATTGGGTAAAATAGGCACTCCGGCGGCTGCGGTCGCTTTAGAGCAGGCTTTGCCGAAAATGAAAAACGA
Proteins encoded:
- a CDS encoding Gfo/Idh/MocA family oxidoreductase, coding for MLEMNRRQFIKRTAASLAALGAPAIVPASVLSAAGRTAPSDKIVMGCIGVGWQGTDNMLNFLSEPDVRIVAVCDLDRNHLENARTLVNKKYENNDCAVYHDFRELLARPDIEAVSLGLPDHWHAIPVIEAAKAGKDCYGEKPFAHSLREGRAMVDALQRHGRVWQTGSWQRSQERFRFACELVYNGCIGTVEHVQVGLPAGYSDFAGTFGRDSVTPPPAELDYEFWVGPAPYVPFVESRTHKNWRWHLDFGGGQLTDWIGHHGDIAHWGLGLDYTAPIEIEGFGEYPSHQVYNTATRYRISTRYANGVHMTIAGGHKDIRSGTKWIGEDGWVWVDRGGIDAHPKSLLSYHFGSNDRRLYRSPGHCRNFLDCVRSRGLTITPAEVAHRSATPGHLGQIAMLLGRKLYFDPETEVILNDPTANAMLGNSLRSPWRL